The sequence below is a genomic window from Candidatus Cybelea sp..
TCATGCACATCTTTCATGCAGACGAACTTGTCGAGGGCGCGCCTGCTTTCGACGACGACGAGCGAATCGAGATCGGCACATTTACCCTTGAGGCGGCATGGCGCCTGGTCGCTAACGGCGCAACGGATGCGAAAACGATGCTGGGTTTATCGTGGCTAAAGGGCGTTCGAGGTGAAATTGGAACTCACGCCAGTCGATAGTTAGAAATAGAGAGCAATTCCCGCCGTCGAGAACCGTTGCTATTTCGTTGCGGCGGATTTGCTTCTTTGGAGGTTTGTGGTGGAGATACCCAGCGACATTGACGCCGTCATCAAGCGATTGTTGGAGCCGCGCGGGGATGGTGCAGAAGAATCGGCGTTGACGCCTGAAGACGAGGCGTACTTAAACTCGCTCATCGCTTCGATTCGGTTGGGCCGCCGTTCGGTCTTGATCGTCGAGGATGCAGACGAGCGCTTGCGTTACATGTTCAGCAATGCGACGCGAGCAGAAGCGGTAACCATGTTGGGCAAAGTAGTCGAGGCGACAGGGCGTCGCCTCGCCGATGGAGACGACTAGGGAAACCGCATTCTGGGGGGCTTTTGCGGCCCGCTAGGCCGATAGGCTGAGGCCGTCGATCTTCCCCTGAGGGGTCAACTCGAACTCGTAGTGATACTGTGCGCGGCGGTAGCGCACGAGAAACTCATAGAGAGTATCCCCGCCCTGTTCGGTCGTACTCGATTCGGGCACGATTGAGACCAGCGGTCCAAGCGCCGCGAGATTATCGTGTTCGACCAGAGCGTCCGTAAGATACGTGCTGAAGCTCGGCGTCAGCTCATCCCGCTCGATCTGGCCCGTCGCTAAGCGATTGAGCCATTCTTTGGCGCGGTCGACGATCGCGTTGTCCAAGTGCGCCGCCGCCGGCGGGACGATCAGATCGAGGATGCGAGCGCTAAGTTCCTCCGGAATTGCAACCGAGCCGTGAAAAGAGTCGGCGTTCGAAAGAACGATGACGCCGACGTGCTGCTCCGGCAAGAGGGCGCTAATGGCGCGGTAGCCGGAAATCTGGCCGTTCGACCAAACGAAGTCCTTGCCGCCGCGCCGGTCGATCACCCATCCCATGCCGTAGCGCGTCGGGCCGTTGCTCGCGGTAGGAGCGAACATCGTTCGAACGGCGTCGACGCGCAGGAGTATCGGCATCTCGATGTCCCACTTCGCGAGGTCGTAGAGCGTCGTAACCAATCCGGCATTGCCGCCCAGCCAGGTCGGGTCCCAGACGGGAGCCGGAACGAACTCACGGCCCGATCGCGTGTATCCGGTCGCGTGTGTGGGAGCGATTCCGCTGTCCCCCGCGAGAAACGTGCTGTCCATGACCAGCGGAATGAAAATGTGCTGCTCGAGGTAGTCCGAGAGCGGAAGGCCGCTCGCGCGCTCCACGACCAGCGCCGCGAGCAAATAGTTGAGCGGGGAATCGACGTAGGCGCCCGGAGCGGGCAAAGGCTTGCCTGCATCGATCTCGGCGATGACGTCGGCCAGCTTGACGGATTTGGTCGGATCCTTTGGCTCGTACGCCGGCAGGCCGGAGGTCTGCGTCAGGAGCTGCGCGACCGTAATTGCCGCGCCGAGCTTGAACTCCGGAATGTATTTGCCGAGCTTGTCCGTGAGAGAGAGCTTACTCTCTTGCGAGAGCAGCAGCACCGCGGCCGCCGTGAACTCCTTGGTCAGGCCCCCGACGTAGAATTGCGTGTCCGGGGCCATCGCGACGTGCTTTCCGATCGTGCTGAAGCCGAAGCCTCGAGCGTAGACGATGCGGCCATCCTGGACGATGCCGATGGCCAGTCCCGGCGTACGCCCAGCGTGAATCTCCTCCCGCGCCAAGTCGTCGATCCGATCGGCGAGCGCGGGGGTGAGCGTAACGCTGCTCTCCGCTCGTACCTCCAGCGGCGCGGCCTGCGCGAAAACGCAGAGCGAAAACGCCGTCGCAAAGACGGGGCCCCAACGTTTCATATCGCTCAATGTTTTAGAGATTAGACGGCGTTCGCCTTTTCCGGCGGGCTATTTCTGCGAGGCCTGCCGGGCTATACTGAGGAGCTTTCCGAACGCCTTCTCGTCCGAAATAGCCAGTTCGGCGAGCGCCTTGCGGTTCAGGCTCACGCCGGATTTTTTGAGACCGTGCATGAAAACCGAGTACGAGAGACCCTCGCGCCGGACGGCGGCGTTGATGCGGCTGATCCAGAGCGAGCGAAAATCGCGTTTGCGAACGCGCCGATCGCGAAACGCATACGCCAGCGATTTGAGCAGTGCCTCATTTGCGACCCGATAGTTGCGGCGGCGAGCGGCGCGAAAGCCCTTCACCAGCTTCATCACCTTGCGGCGATGCTTCATCCCGCCAACCGCGCGTTTGATCCGTGCCATGTGTTAACTTTCCCTCAGAGCAGATACGGAATGGTCGGTGCGAGGCGCTTGAGATCGCCTTTAAATGTCGGCTGATCCTTGCGGAACTTCCGCTTTCTCTTGCGGCTCTTCTTGCTCAGAATGTGGCCGCAGCCGTCGAATTGATGACGGTGAAGCAGCTTGCCCTTCGCTGTGACCTTCACTCGCTTGGCTGTTCCCCGATGGGTGCGTATCTTCGGCACTGGTTCGCTCCTTGGCTGGGATAGAAAATTTTGGCGGACCGGTCGGCGTCGCGCGGGGCGCCAGAATCATGAACATGTTCTTGCCCTCGAGCCGCGCCTCTCGCTCCACCGTTGCAAGCGGCGCCATGTCCTCGGCCATTCGATCGAGCAGCCGCCGTCCAAAGGACGTGTACGTGATTTCGCGGCCGCGAAACATGATCGTTACTTTGATCTTGCTCCCGTCGAGCAGCAGGCGCTCCGCCATTCGCGCCTTCGTTTCGTAGTCGTGAGTCTCGATCTTCGGCCGCAGTTTCACTTCCTTCAGTTCGAAGTGGCGCTGCTTTTTGCGCGCGTCTTTATCTTTTTTCGACTGCTCGTATTTCAACCGCCCGTAGTCGGCGATCTTGCAGACCGGAGGCTGCGCGTTCGGCGACACTTCGATCAGGTCGAGTCCGGCGACCCGGGCTCTTGACTGCGCGTCTTCGGTCGGGAGAATTCCGAGTTGGTTACCGTTTTCGTCGATCACGCGGACCGAACGGATGCGAATCTGATCGTTGACTCTAAGGGGTCTTGCTATGAGCTCATCTCCAAATAAAAAAAGCGCTGCCGGAGCAACCCCACGTGGGAACCAGCCGTAGGCCCCTTAAGTGAAGACCGGATCGCCCGCAGGCATCCGGTGAGCGGAACGACCCGCTGCTTCGGCCCGCCAACCATATCACGCCCGAACGGGGGAATGTCAAGAGTGGGATTGCAGGCTGCCCAGCGCGCCGGTGAAGCGCTCGAGCAGGTAGGCGATCTCGTCGTCATTGATGACCAAGGGCGGCGCTATGCGCAGGATGTGCTCGCGAGTCTCTTTGGCGGCGATGCCGCGTTCGAGCAGGGCGTCGGAGAGCCGGCTGGCCGGAACATTGAGAGCCAAGCCAAGCAGCAGCCCGCGTCCGCGAATCCCGGTTACTAGCGGGGATCGAATCGAGCGCAGGCCGGCAACGATCGCGGCCCCGGCATAGCGGGCGCGCGCGGCAAGGTTCTCGGAGAGAATGACGTCTAGGGATGCCTCGGCAACCGCGCACCCGAGCGGGTTTCCGCCGAACGTGCTGCCGTGATCGCCCGGCCCGAACAGGTTCATCAATTCGTCGTTTGCTAGCGCCGCCGAGACGGGATAGTAACCGCCGCCTAGCGCTTTGCCGACGATCAAAACATCGGGTTTGACGGCATCGTAGTCGCACGCGAAGAGATCGCCGGTGCGCCCGAAGCCGGTCTGCACTTCGTCGGCAAGCATCAATATCTCGTGCTCCCGGCACAGCGCCCAGACGCGCTTGAGATAACCCGGCGGAGGAACGTTGACTCCGCCTTCGCCTTGAATCGGCTCGATGAGGACGGCACACGTTTGCGGCGTGATCGCTCGTTCGAGTGCATCGGCGTCGCCGAACGGCACGGTCGCGAATCCCGGCAAGAAAGGGCCGAAGGCTTCGCGATATTCCGGTGTCGTGCTGGCGCTGATCGCGGCCATCGTGCGGCCGTGGAAGTTGTCGGAAAAGACGATGATGCGCGCGGCATCCGGTTCGATGCCCTTCTTGACGTAGCCCCAGCGGCGTGCGAGTTTGATCGCCGTTTCGACGGCTTCTACCCCGGTGTTCATGAGAAGGGCCTTGTCGTATCCGCACGTACGCGTCAACTGCTCGAGCAAACCCGACATGCGATCGTTGTGCATCGCGCGCGACGTCAGCGTGACGCGCCCGGCCTGTGCTACGAGCGCCGCCCTGATGCGCGGATGGCAGTGCCCGGCATTGAGCGCCGAATAGGCGCTGACGCAATCGAGATAGCGTTTGCCGGCAACGTCGGTCAGCCAAACGCCTTCCGCCCGCGCAACGACGAGATCGAGCGGCGCATAGTTGTGAGCGCCGTAGCGCTCCTCACACGCGATCAGCTCGCGCGCCCGCTCAGAGAGGAGATGCACCCGTCTCCGTGTTAAGGACTCGCCCTTGACTACCTGCTTCGACTCGCTCGAGCGCCTCGTCGCGCGCGATCACCCCGGCGTCGCCGAAAAAGGCCGCACGCTGGCGTACGTGCACGGGACGCGCCGTCCGCGTGCGGTCGTCTTGCTACACGGAATGAGCGCGAGTCCGGCACAGTTCGAGCGCGTGGCCGCAGACCTGTTCGACCGGGGGCATAACGTCGTCGTTCCGCGGCTACCGCGGCACGGACACGCCGATCGGCTTTCGACCGCGCTCGAGCGTCTGCGCGCCGAGGATCTCTATACCGCGGTAACCGATTACGTGAGGGTCGCGCACGAGCTCGGCGAGCGCGTCACGGTTGCAGGTTTTTCGCTGGGGGGGCTGCTCGCAGCATGGATTGGACAGCACTACGAGATCGATCGCTGCGTTCCGATCGCGCCGTTCTTCGGCATCGCGTGCATTCCCAACCGGTTGATGAACACCGTCGCCGAGCGGCTGCTCCGTCTGCCGAACCGCTTTCATTGGTGGAATCCGATTCTGCGAGACAAACACATCGCGGCATGCGGATACCCCCGTTACGCGACGCACGCGATCGCGCATTCGTATCGCATCGCGCGCGCGCTGCTCGACGAAGCGCTGACGGCCGCCCCCGGAGCCGAGCACGTCACGATCATTACCAACGCCGCAGAGATCGCGGTGAATAACTACGCTATTCGCCGGCTCTATCGCCGCTGGCATCGGCACCACCCCGATGCAGTCGAGCTTTCGGTGTTGACGGGACTGCCGCTCTCGCACGATATCGTCTCACCGCTGCGGCCGTGGCGTCTGGCGGACCGCGTGCATCCGGCGCTTCTGCACGCCATCGATCCGTAGCGGCGCTAACGGCTTAAATGTAGTTGCGCAGCCTCGGCCAGTAGGCTTCCAGCGGCATCCGAATTCCTTCGCAGAGCGAGATCGGAAAGCCGCTTTCGAACGGACGGCCCCACGGGTTAGAGAAATGCGCGACGACCCGTCCGCTGCGAAAGAGACGAGAATCGCACTCGCCGTTGACCTCGATCAAAACGTTACCGCTATTTCCGAGCGGACCCCACAGCCAGTATTGATTGTGCCCGGAGATCACCGGCGGAAGGCCGTACTGCGGGCCGTAGAAATCCAGCGCGGACGCCTCACCGTAGTTGCTCGCAATGACGGCGGCCTGCGCTCGCTGCGCGGGCGGGAGAGAACGATAGATCCGGGCGACCTGCGCGGCGAGCTCGGGCCAGCCGTGCATGTCGGCCCAATCCGGAGGCAGACTGCCGATCTCCCGGCGCTCCGTGCGCGCGAGCGCGACCTCTTGCGTGAGTAGATTGACCGCGGCTTGGTCGTAGGCGGTCATCGTTCGCTCCGGCAGGATCGGCATCAGCAACGGGACGAGCAAACTTCCCGCGATGGCGACGTACACGAATAAGGCCGGCCGCAAGCGCGCGCGCTGGGCCGACCACGCTTCGACCGCTACCGCCCCGGCGGCGATGAGAATCGGATAGACGTCGCCCGGGTAGTAGTCCTTGCCGTGAAAAACGATCATCGCCAGAATCAACAGTAGATAGGCGATCCCCAGAAATCGCGTCTGCGCGCCGCGCAGCAGCGCGATCAATCCGACGAGCCAGACCGCCGCAAGCAGCGGGTGGGTGATCAGCAGTTGGGTCGCCAGGTATTCGAGCGGGGTGAGGATGACGTTGCGGTAGGCGCCGGCATCGCGCAGCAGCGTCAGCATCGGGTAGTGATGCGCGGCCTGCCACAAGAAGTTCGGCAACGCGATCAGGACGCCGAGCAGCGCGCCGGCGAGAAACCACGGCGTCCGCAATACGCGCCGCTGCGGAAGGGCGAGCAGGGCGAGCACCATCCCGGCCATCAAGAAGAGGACGGTATATTTGCTCTCCATCGCGACGCCGAAGATGGCTCCGACCGCGAGCCACCAGCGCGGATCGGCGCCCTTGACGATACGCAGCACGTACAGCGCCGCCAGCGGCCAGAGCCAAAGCCCGGGCGTATCGGTCGACAGCTTCGTGCCGAAGTCCATCAGCGCGGGCGTAACAGCCGCCACCAGTGCGGCGAAAAGCTCGGCGAAGACCCCGCCGCCGAGCTCGAGGACGAGCAGGCACGTCGTGTAAACGCAGGCGGCGGCAAAGAACGCGCAAATTGCCCGCAGCGCGAACAGAGAGTGACCGAACAACTGCGAGCCCGCGGCGAGTAGCGGTACGACCGGCGGCTGGTCGACGTACCCCCAGGCCGGGTGCAATCCGCAGATCACGAAGTAGAGTTCGTCGCGGAAGAAGCCGTAGTGCGGATTACCGACGAGGTGGGCGGCGAAGGTTACCAGGGCGGCGGAGAGCGCGATCCGTCCAGGAGAGCGCAGGCGCATAGCCTAAGTCATAAAACATTCCAACGCAGCTTGCAATGCCGGAACGCCGCAAAGGTGACCGTCAACCGAAACGCTGTCCTTGGGCGAG
It includes:
- a CDS encoding serine hydrolase domain-containing protein translates to MKRWGPVFATAFSLCVFAQAAPLEVRAESSVTLTPALADRIDDLAREEIHAGRTPGLAIGIVQDGRIVYARGFGFSTIGKHVAMAPDTQFYVGGLTKEFTAAAVLLLSQESKLSLTDKLGKYIPEFKLGAAITVAQLLTQTSGLPAYEPKDPTKSVKLADVIAEIDAGKPLPAPGAYVDSPLNYLLAALVVERASGLPLSDYLEQHIFIPLVMDSTFLAGDSGIAPTHATGYTRSGREFVPAPVWDPTWLGGNAGLVTTLYDLAKWDIEMPILLRVDAVRTMFAPTASNGPTRYGMGWVIDRRGGKDFVWSNGQISGYRAISALLPEQHVGVIVLSNADSFHGSVAIPEELSARILDLIVPPAAAHLDNAIVDRAKEWLNRLATGQIERDELTPSFSTYLTDALVEHDNLAALGPLVSIVPESSTTEQGGDTLYEFLVRYRRAQYHYEFELTPQGKIDGLSLSA
- the rplT gene encoding 50S ribosomal protein L20, which encodes MARIKRAVGGMKHRRKVMKLVKGFRAARRRNYRVANEALLKSLAYAFRDRRVRKRDFRSLWISRINAAVRREGLSYSVFMHGLKKSGVSLNRKALAELAISDEKAFGKLLSIARQASQK
- the infC gene encoding translation initiation factor IF-3 codes for the protein MARPLRVNDQIRIRSVRVIDENGNQLGILPTEDAQSRARVAGLDLIEVSPNAQPPVCKIADYGRLKYEQSKKDKDARKKQRHFELKEVKLRPKIETHDYETKARMAERLLLDGSKIKVTIMFRGREITYTSFGRRLLDRMAEDMAPLATVEREARLEGKNMFMILAPRATPTGPPKFSIPAKERTSAEDTHPSGNSQASEGHSEGQAASPSSIRRLRPHSEQEEPQEKAEVPQGSADI
- the rocD gene encoding ornithine--oxo-acid transaminase; the encoded protein is MHLLSERARELIACEERYGAHNYAPLDLVVARAEGVWLTDVAGKRYLDCVSAYSALNAGHCHPRIRAALVAQAGRVTLTSRAMHNDRMSGLLEQLTRTCGYDKALLMNTGVEAVETAIKLARRWGYVKKGIEPDAARIIVFSDNFHGRTMAAISASTTPEYREAFGPFLPGFATVPFGDADALERAITPQTCAVLIEPIQGEGGVNVPPPGYLKRVWALCREHEILMLADEVQTGFGRTGDLFACDYDAVKPDVLIVGKALGGGYYPVSAALANDELMNLFGPGDHGSTFGGNPLGCAVAEASLDVILSENLAARARYAGAAIVAGLRSIRSPLVTGIRGRGLLLGLALNVPASRLSDALLERGIAAKETREHILRIAPPLVINDDEIAYLLERFTGALGSLQSHS
- a CDS encoding alpha/beta fold hydrolase, with product MTTCFDSLERLVARDHPGVAEKGRTLAYVHGTRRPRAVVLLHGMSASPAQFERVAADLFDRGHNVVVPRLPRHGHADRLSTALERLRAEDLYTAVTDYVRVAHELGERVTVAGFSLGGLLAAWIGQHYEIDRCVPIAPFFGIACIPNRLMNTVAERLLRLPNRFHWWNPILRDKHIAACGYPRYATHAIAHSYRIARALLDEALTAAPGAEHVTIITNAAEIAVNNYAIRRLYRRWHRHHPDAVELSVLTGLPLSHDIVSPLRPWRLADRVHPALLHAIDP
- a CDS encoding glycosyltransferase family 39 protein, producing MRLRSPGRIALSAALVTFAAHLVGNPHYGFFRDELYFVICGLHPAWGYVDQPPVVPLLAAGSQLFGHSLFALRAICAFFAAACVYTTCLLVLELGGGVFAELFAALVAAVTPALMDFGTKLSTDTPGLWLWPLAALYVLRIVKGADPRWWLAVGAIFGVAMESKYTVLFLMAGMVLALLALPQRRVLRTPWFLAGALLGVLIALPNFLWQAAHHYPMLTLLRDAGAYRNVILTPLEYLATQLLITHPLLAAVWLVGLIALLRGAQTRFLGIAYLLLILAMIVFHGKDYYPGDVYPILIAAGAVAVEAWSAQRARLRPALFVYVAIAGSLLVPLLMPILPERTMTAYDQAAVNLLTQEVALARTERREIGSLPPDWADMHGWPELAAQVARIYRSLPPAQRAQAAVIASNYGEASALDFYGPQYGLPPVISGHNQYWLWGPLGNSGNVLIEVNGECDSRLFRSGRVVAHFSNPWGRPFESGFPISLCEGIRMPLEAYWPRLRNYI